Within Candidatus Angelobacter sp., the genomic segment TCGGTGGCTCGTTCAATCCCGTTCATCTTGGTCATCTGCTTGTGGCCGAGGCGGCGCGGGAAGAGCTGCAATTATCGCGCCTCTTCTTCATTCCCGCGGCGCAATCTCCTTTCAAACCCGGCTGCGCGCTCGCCCCGGCCGAGCAGCGGATGCAATTGCTGCGGTTGGCACTGGCTGGTCGGACCTATTGCGAGATCGATGATCAGGAGATCCGGCGCGGGGGCGTCTCCTACTCCGTCGAGACGGTGCGCGACTACGCCCGCCGTTTTCCCGACGCCCGGTTGTTTTACCTCATCGGTGCGGATCACGTTCCGCAACTGCCCAAGTGGCGCGATGCGGACGAGTTGGCCCGCCTCGTCGAGTTCGTGGTGGTGCCGCGACCGGGCGGTACGACCGCGGATTTCCCCCGGCCGTTTCGCGGCCTGCGGTTGAACGGGTTCCCGCTGGGCGTTTCGTCGTCGCAAATCCGCGACCGCGTGAAGGCCGGTTTGCCGGTGGACCTGCTGGTCGGACCGGCCATCGCCGAGGCCATCTGCAACAATCGTCTTTATCTTTGATCGGCGCTTCCCCATCCTCGCCCGCAATGGAATCGAAAAAGCTGGCGCTGCTCTGCCGCGAACTGGCCGACAACAGGAAGGCGGAAAACATCGTGATCCTCGA encodes:
- the nadD gene encoding nicotinate (nicotinamide) nucleotide adenylyltransferase codes for the protein MQSIGLFGGSFNPVHLGHLLVAEAAREELQLSRLFFIPAAQSPFKPGCALAPAEQRMQLLRLALAGRTYCEIDDQEIRRGGVSYSVETVRDYARRFPDARLFYLIGADHVPQLPKWRDADELARLVEFVVVPRPGGTTADFPRPFRGLRLNGFPLGVSSSQIRDRVKAGLPVDLLVGPAIAEAICNNRLYL